A stretch of Henckelia pumila isolate YLH828 chromosome 4, ASM3356847v2, whole genome shotgun sequence DNA encodes these proteins:
- the LOC140866140 gene encoding ubiquitin-like domain-containing CTD phosphatase yields MATETTSSSAAVAVSALTAEELTLTVKWSGKEYTVRVCGDDTVGELKRRICEATNVLPKRQKLLYPKVGSKLANDSLLLSQIPLKASLKMTMMGTVEDDIIVHAVESPEIIDDFELGQDEAVDIKDKEVNKQKLRRRIEQFKIEVRNPCREGKKLLVLDIDYTLFDHRSTAENPLELMRPYLHEFLSAVYAEYDIMIWSATSMKWVELKMGELGVLNNPNYKITALLDHMAMITVQSDTRGVFDCKPLGLIWAKFPEFYSAKNTIMFDDLRRNFVMNPQNGLTIKPFRKAHANRSTDQELVKLTQYLLAIAELDDISVLDHKHWESFHEDSVKRRRHA; encoded by the exons ATGGCGACTGAAACGACGTCGTCGTCCGCCGCGGTGGCGGTATCGGCGTTGACGGCGGAGGAGCTAACTCTGACTGTGAAATGGAGTGGAAAAGAGTACACCGTTAGAGTTTGCGGCGACGACACGGTGGGGGAGCTCAAGCGCCGGATATGCGAGGCCACAAACGTGCTGCCCAAACGCCAGAAACTTCTCTACCCTAAAGTCGGCTCCAAGCTCGCCAATGATTCTCTGCTTCTTTCGCAAATTCCTCTCAAAGCTTCCCTCAAAATGACCATGATGGG TACTGTTGAAGATGATATTATTGTGCATGCTGTGGAGTCTCCTGAGATTATAGATGATTTTGAACTTGGGCAAGATGAAGCCGTGGACATTAAAGATAAAGAAGTCAATAAACAGAAACTGAGACGTCGTATTGAGCAATTCAAA ATTGAAGTCCGAAATCCCTGTCGTGAAGGTAAAAAACTGCTTGTACTGGATATTGACTATACCCTCTTTGATCACCGGTCTACTGCAGAGAATCCTTTGGAACTAATGCGTCCTT atcttcatgaatttctctCAGCCGTCTATGCGGAATACGATATCATGATATGGTCTGCAACCAG CATGAAGTGGGTTGAACTGAAGATGGGAGAGCTTGGTGTACTGAACAatccaaattataaaattacagCCCTTCTTGATCATATGGCAATGATAACTGTTCAATCAGATACTCGTGGGGTCTTTGACTGCAAACCACTTGGCTTGATTTGGGCTAAATTTCCTGAG TTTTACAGTGCCAAGAACACCATAATGTTTGACGACTTAAGAAGGAACTTTGTGATGAACCCACAAAATGGTTTGACCATAAAACCATTCAGGAAAGCCCATGCAAATAGGAGCACTGATCAGGAATTGGTAAAGCTGACCCAGTATTTACTTGCTATAGCAGAACTTGATGATATTAGTGTCCTCGATCACAAACATTGGGAGTCATTCCATGAGGACAGTGTCAAGAGGCGCAGGCATGCTTAA